Proteins encoded together in one Micromonospora auratinigra window:
- a CDS encoding glycosyltransferase family protein: MPDRWPGPSASGDRPGLATRARRHLGLLVLLALGAGLRVAMTVAYPPALWFSGDSGVYVRHAQIWPALSTRGLYPWLIKAFEWTGSFTSLVAVQHLAGLALGVAIYLLVRRRLGGSDWVATLAAAPVVLDARQLTLEQYLLTETLFTAALAGAALVLAWKERPGPVAGFVAGLAVAVGVLTRPTGVVAVGVLLLLLLLPWRGWRAPVAYLLGILALWGAVLVTVGSAPNAYGVGGGRFLYGRTAQIADCDRLDLSPDLRRLCPRQPVDQRPERPDWFIWNKDSPIVDAKRPEDLDAFARAVIRQQTGDYLARVAADTSRYFWAQRLGPKETCLAQWWVPPLAPADWAADRDCTPRLADPHYDSQPAPSQASPPNAAAEFLHGYGRYGTTPPLAVTAMTLLALTGALWPRRGRLRLSLLALGFAAIGMGIMIFSVATSMFDYRYGLPALAFLPIAAAAGWQRLRATPTDRPAPAVDDDEPQPAPLAPTLTGSNGER, translated from the coding sequence GTGCCTGATCGATGGCCAGGTCCGTCCGCGTCCGGAGACCGGCCCGGGCTCGCGACCCGGGCCCGCCGCCATCTCGGCCTGCTCGTCCTGCTCGCGCTGGGTGCCGGGCTGCGGGTGGCGATGACGGTGGCCTATCCGCCGGCGCTCTGGTTCTCCGGCGACTCCGGCGTGTATGTGCGGCATGCGCAGATCTGGCCGGCACTGAGCACCCGTGGGCTCTACCCGTGGCTGATCAAGGCGTTCGAGTGGACCGGCAGCTTCACCTCGCTGGTCGCCGTGCAGCACCTCGCCGGGCTGGCCCTCGGCGTCGCCATCTACCTGCTGGTCCGCCGCCGCCTCGGCGGCTCCGACTGGGTGGCGACCCTGGCCGCCGCCCCGGTCGTGCTCGACGCCCGGCAGCTCACCCTCGAGCAGTACCTGCTCACCGAGACGCTCTTCACCGCCGCGCTGGCGGGGGCGGCGCTGGTGCTGGCCTGGAAGGAGCGCCCCGGGCCGGTCGCCGGGTTCGTCGCGGGGCTGGCCGTCGCGGTCGGCGTGTTGACCCGGCCGACCGGTGTGGTGGCGGTCGGCGTCCTGCTGCTCCTGCTACTGCTGCCGTGGCGCGGCTGGCGGGCCCCGGTGGCGTATCTGCTCGGCATCCTGGCCCTCTGGGGCGCGGTGCTCGTCACCGTCGGCTCGGCCCCCAACGCGTACGGCGTCGGAGGCGGCCGGTTCCTCTACGGCCGCACCGCGCAGATCGCCGACTGCGACCGGCTCGACCTCTCGCCCGACCTCCGCCGGCTCTGTCCCCGGCAGCCCGTCGACCAGCGGCCGGAACGGCCCGACTGGTTCATCTGGAACAAGGACAGCCCGATCGTCGACGCGAAGCGCCCGGAGGACCTGGACGCGTTCGCCCGGGCGGTGATCCGCCAGCAGACCGGCGACTACCTGGCCAGGGTGGCCGCCGACACCAGCCGGTACTTCTGGGCCCAGCGACTGGGTCCGAAGGAGACCTGCCTGGCCCAGTGGTGGGTGCCGCCACTCGCGCCGGCCGACTGGGCGGCCGACCGGGACTGCACGCCCCGGCTCGCGGACCCGCACTACGACTCGCAACCGGCCCCCTCGCAGGCGTCGCCGCCGAACGCGGCGGCAGAGTTCCTGCACGGCTACGGCCGGTACGGCACCACGCCGCCGCTGGCGGTGACCGCGATGACGCTGCTCGCGCTGACCGGCGCGCTCTGGCCCCGGCGCGGCCGGCTGCGGCTGAGCCTGCTCGCCCTCGGTTTCGCCGCCATCGGCATGGGGATCATGATCTTCTCCGTCGCCACCTCGATGTTCGACTACCGCTACGGCCTGCCGGCGCTGGCGTTCCTGCCGATCGCGGCGGCGGCCGGCTGGCAGCGGCTGCGCGCCACCCCCACCGACCGACCCGCGCCGGCCGTCGACGACGACGAGCCGCAGCCGGCTCCACTGGCACCCACTCTCACCGGAAGCAACGGGGAACGATGA
- a CDS encoding alpha-ketoglutarate-dependent dioxygenase AlkB: MTGAAYQPSMLDLAGTPTLGPLAGRLRRHPLSRGAWVDHLPGWVTGSDEVFETLLREVPWRAERRTMYDAEVDVPRLLCWYGAGRPLPHPVLDAARAALTAYYAPELGEPFVTAGMCLYRSGRDSVAWHGDTLGRSAHVDTMVAIVSFGSPRALLLRPRGGGGESLRFPLGHGDLVVMGGSCQRTWEHAVPKTARAVGPRVSVQFRPAGVA; encoded by the coding sequence ATGACCGGGGCCGCCTACCAGCCGTCGATGCTCGACCTCGCCGGCACCCCGACGCTGGGCCCGCTCGCCGGGCGGCTGCGTCGGCACCCGCTGAGCCGGGGCGCCTGGGTCGACCACCTGCCCGGCTGGGTGACCGGCTCCGACGAGGTCTTCGAGACGCTGCTGCGCGAGGTCCCCTGGCGGGCCGAGCGGCGCACCATGTACGACGCCGAGGTGGACGTCCCCCGGCTGCTCTGCTGGTACGGTGCCGGCCGGCCGCTGCCCCACCCGGTGCTCGACGCCGCCCGCGCGGCCCTGACCGCCTACTACGCGCCGGAGCTGGGCGAGCCCTTCGTCACCGCCGGGATGTGCCTCTACCGCTCGGGGCGCGACAGTGTCGCCTGGCACGGCGACACGCTGGGCCGCTCGGCGCACGTCGACACCATGGTGGCGATCGTCTCCTTCGGCTCACCGCGCGCCCTGCTGCTGCGCCCCCGGGGTGGCGGGGGCGAGAGCCTGCGCTTCCCGCTCGGGCACGGCGACCTGGTGGTGATGGGCGGCTCCTGCCAGCGGACCTGGGAACACGCGGTGCCCAAGACCGCCCGCGCGGTGGGGCCCCGGGTCAGCGTCCAGTTCCGGCCGGCCGGGGTGGCCTGA
- a CDS encoding PseG/SpsG family protein, whose amino-acid sequence MTARIGLRCDAGPRRGVGHLVRCLALAEEFLARGARVELFGEVDGVDWAARQLADRGIGRQPGPDTPAGLVAAARAHRLDVMVLDSYDLDPDGAGALRAAGVVTLAVVDGDTRGQDADRYLDQNLGADTVAPAGRLLAGTRYALLRREVRNRRPAAPRPPHPVARPRVLAFFGGTDAFGAAPPLARLLLATGQPMELTVVVAREELAAELATLRPGRGQTLRPVPPTGALPDLITGADLVVSAAGTSTWELCCLGAPAALVCVVDNQRESYHRVVRAGVTAGVGELPALVAAGPPGQAARAAAVRTLRALLASPDRRAALATRAWSAVDGAGPTRVADAVLALLPTPTPR is encoded by the coding sequence GTGACCGCGCGGATCGGCCTGCGCTGCGACGCGGGACCCCGGCGCGGGGTCGGTCACCTGGTCCGCTGCCTCGCCCTCGCCGAGGAGTTCCTCGCCCGGGGCGCCCGGGTGGAGCTGTTCGGCGAGGTCGACGGCGTGGACTGGGCCGCCCGGCAGCTCGCCGACCGGGGCATCGGCCGCCAGCCCGGCCCGGACACCCCGGCCGGGCTGGTCGCGGCGGCCCGCGCGCACCGACTGGACGTGATGGTCCTCGACTCGTACGACCTGGATCCGGACGGTGCGGGTGCGCTGCGGGCCGCCGGGGTGGTCACCCTGGCCGTGGTGGACGGCGACACCCGGGGCCAGGACGCCGACCGCTACCTGGACCAGAACCTCGGCGCCGACACCGTCGCGCCCGCCGGCCGGCTGCTCGCCGGCACCCGGTACGCGCTGCTGCGCCGCGAGGTCCGCAACCGGCGGCCGGCCGCCCCGCGCCCGCCCCACCCGGTGGCCCGCCCCCGGGTGCTCGCCTTCTTCGGTGGCACCGACGCGTTCGGGGCGGCCCCGCCGCTGGCCCGCCTGCTGCTCGCCACCGGGCAGCCGATGGAGCTGACCGTGGTGGTCGCCCGGGAGGAGCTGGCGGCGGAGCTGGCCACGCTGCGCCCCGGCCGGGGGCAGACGCTGCGGCCGGTGCCGCCCACCGGCGCGCTGCCCGACCTGATCACCGGGGCGGACCTGGTGGTCTCCGCCGCCGGCACCTCCACCTGGGAACTCTGCTGCCTCGGCGCGCCCGCCGCGCTGGTCTGCGTGGTGGACAACCAGCGCGAGTCGTACCACCGGGTGGTGCGCGCGGGAGTGACCGCCGGGGTGGGCGAGCTGCCGGCGCTGGTCGCGGCCGGGCCGCCCGGACAGGCCGCCCGCGCCGCCGCGGTCCGGACGCTGCGCGCCCTGCTCGCCTCCCCCGACCGACGGGCCGCCCTCGCCACCCGCGCCTGGTCCGCGGTGGACGGCGCGGGCCCGACCCGGGTCGCCGACGCGGTGCTCGCCCTCCTCCCCACCCCCACCCCCCGCTGA
- a CDS encoding cytidylyltransferase domain-containing protein, translated as MTRLVGIVQARMGSSRLPGKVLRPLAGRSVLGRVVRAARDSGVLADLVVATSTDPADDAVVAECARLDVPCHRGPVDDVLDRFVGALDAHPGDAVARFTADCPLLDPEIIRLVADVWRAVPGLDYVSTSIARTLPRGLDVEIIDAGALRTLHRIATDHHRVHVTSYAYTHPELFRVLGVTLTPDRSDLRLTLDTERDWALVRAVTAHFGDVSVPLAKLADWLHDRPDLRALNADVRQKRLEER; from the coding sequence GTGACCCGGCTGGTCGGCATCGTGCAGGCCCGGATGGGCTCCTCCCGACTGCCGGGCAAGGTGCTGCGCCCGCTCGCCGGCCGCAGCGTCCTCGGCCGGGTGGTCCGGGCCGCCCGGGACAGCGGCGTCCTCGCCGACCTGGTGGTCGCGACCAGCACGGACCCGGCCGACGACGCGGTGGTCGCCGAGTGCGCCCGGCTCGACGTGCCGTGCCACCGGGGGCCGGTCGACGACGTGCTCGACCGCTTCGTCGGGGCGCTCGACGCCCATCCGGGGGACGCGGTGGCCCGGTTCACCGCCGACTGCCCGCTGCTCGATCCGGAGATCATCCGGTTGGTCGCCGACGTGTGGCGGGCCGTCCCGGGGCTCGACTACGTCAGCACCTCGATCGCCCGTACGCTGCCCCGGGGCCTGGACGTCGAGATCATCGACGCGGGGGCGCTGCGCACCCTGCACCGGATCGCCACCGACCACCACCGGGTGCACGTCACCTCGTACGCGTACACCCACCCGGAGCTGTTCCGGGTGCTCGGGGTGACCCTCACGCCGGACCGCTCGGACCTGCGGCTCACCCTGGACACCGAACGGGACTGGGCGCTGGTGCGGGCGGTCACCGCGCACTTCGGCGACGTGAGCGTGCCGCTGGCGAAGCTCGCCGACTGGCTGCACGACCGGCCCGACCTGCGCGCCCTGAACGCCGACGTACGCCAGAAGCGGCTGGAGGAGCGGTGA
- a CDS encoding methyltransferase domain-containing protein yields MTTDTARAHRITLPGGEMLAWSDLRTDAPAGGGPLAALAARVVPAGARVLLAGPHEPAFLDRLAHAEVTCLLRSHLDGVALADLAGTRAVRVIVGGPAGLPAGETYDVVVAAAGLDRVESVEGTPLGWDGMLARLVGVLRPGGTLLLRLDNPVGLHRIVDVPPWYADRADAAWTIGGVLDAGHPANLAQLRARLRAAGLTPDADFAGYPYPDAVSALVATDTLDRETSAGLLDAVLHGACAGGFADRPVLQDPSRLAVDALHAGLAGSLAPAWVVLARRDAVAGPERRDLPVLLARTGPPDAGVVEVVDAGRGWHWRVTDPPARAEPAPGPYASRTVAHRDPAALTGPVPRGRLLRSLLLDACLRRDLATLRGLLTGYADWLDGHAVDGRLAGAPALAGVDNVVRAGDGFAVLDPSWQVTEALGVDVALARALWRFATVLLTGGYAHPWPSTLDLAGLTVVLGGLAGRELDRATVAAAVETEAAVVAALRGLDAKGRLKLAGELGALEPTSPPPGPQSWQQLHEAWLRQREELGRLRAVLGWTEDLLTSRERALRRADAMINLLSGSVSYRVGRLVITPARWAKRAARGVTRRLRAALRRRVVREEQQ; encoded by the coding sequence TTGACGACTGACACTGCCCGGGCCCACCGGATCACGCTGCCCGGCGGCGAGATGCTGGCCTGGTCCGACCTGCGTACCGACGCGCCGGCCGGTGGGGGCCCGCTGGCGGCGCTCGCCGCCCGGGTGGTGCCGGCCGGCGCCCGCGTGCTGCTGGCCGGGCCGCACGAGCCCGCCTTCCTCGACCGGCTCGCGCACGCCGAGGTGACCTGCCTGCTGCGCAGCCACCTCGACGGGGTGGCGCTGGCCGACCTGGCCGGTACGCGCGCGGTCCGGGTGATCGTCGGCGGGCCCGCGGGGCTGCCGGCCGGCGAGACGTACGACGTGGTGGTCGCCGCCGCCGGGCTGGACCGGGTGGAGTCCGTCGAGGGCACCCCGCTCGGCTGGGACGGGATGCTGGCGAGGCTGGTCGGCGTGCTGCGCCCGGGCGGCACCCTGCTGCTGCGCCTGGACAACCCGGTCGGCCTGCACCGGATCGTCGACGTCCCGCCCTGGTACGCCGACCGCGCCGACGCGGCGTGGACGATCGGGGGCGTGCTGGACGCCGGGCACCCGGCGAACCTGGCGCAGCTGCGGGCGCGGCTGCGCGCCGCCGGCCTCACCCCGGACGCCGACTTCGCCGGGTACCCGTACCCGGACGCCGTCTCCGCGCTGGTCGCCACGGACACGCTGGACCGGGAGACCTCCGCCGGGCTGCTCGACGCCGTGCTGCACGGCGCCTGCGCCGGCGGGTTCGCCGACCGCCCGGTGCTGCAGGACCCGTCCCGCCTCGCGGTCGACGCGCTGCACGCCGGGCTGGCCGGATCGCTCGCCCCCGCCTGGGTGGTGCTGGCCCGGCGCGACGCCGTCGCGGGCCCGGAGCGGCGCGACCTGCCGGTGCTGCTGGCCCGGACCGGGCCCCCCGACGCCGGGGTGGTCGAGGTGGTCGACGCCGGCCGGGGTTGGCACTGGCGGGTCACCGACCCGCCAGCCCGCGCCGAGCCGGCCCCCGGCCCGTACGCCAGCCGTACCGTCGCGCACCGGGACCCGGCGGCGCTGACCGGGCCGGTCCCCCGGGGCCGGCTGCTGCGCTCGCTGCTGCTGGACGCCTGCCTGCGCCGGGACCTGGCGACGTTGCGCGGGCTGCTCACCGGCTACGCCGACTGGCTCGACGGGCACGCGGTCGACGGCCGGCTGGCCGGCGCGCCGGCCCTGGCCGGGGTGGACAACGTGGTGCGGGCCGGCGACGGGTTCGCGGTGCTCGACCCGAGCTGGCAGGTCACCGAGGCGCTCGGGGTGGACGTGGCGCTGGCCCGGGCGCTGTGGCGGTTCGCCACCGTCCTGCTCACCGGCGGGTACGCCCACCCCTGGCCGTCCACCCTCGACCTGGCCGGCCTGACCGTGGTCCTCGGCGGGCTGGCCGGGCGGGAGCTGGACCGGGCCACCGTGGCGGCGGCGGTGGAGACCGAGGCGGCCGTGGTGGCCGCCCTGCGCGGTCTGGACGCGAAGGGCCGGCTGAAGCTCGCCGGTGAGCTGGGCGCCCTCGAACCGACGTCGCCCCCGCCCGGGCCGCAGAGCTGGCAGCAGCTGCACGAGGCGTGGCTGCGCCAGCGCGAGGAGCTGGGCCGGCTGCGCGCGGTGCTCGGCTGGACCGAGGACCTGCTCACCTCGCGGGAGCGCGCGTTGCGCCGGGCCGACGCCATGATCAACCTGCTCAGCGGGTCGGTCAGCTACCGGGTGGGACGGCTCGTCATCACCCCGGCCCGGTGGGCCAAGCGGGCGGCGCGGGGAGTCACGCGGCGGCTGCGCGCGGCGCTGCGCCGCCGGGTGGTCCGGGAGGAGCAGCAGTGA